In Brachyhypopomus gauderio isolate BG-103 unplaced genomic scaffold, BGAUD_0.2 sc34, whole genome shotgun sequence, the following are encoded in one genomic region:
- the LOC143485449 gene encoding receptor expression-enhancing protein 6 — MFAVLTDRYEAFFKEKNVVTDFFAKLEERTGVQKQYIATGAVSIIALYLLFGYGASLLCNLIGFVYPAYASIKAIESRSKDDDTQWLTYWVVYGLFSVAEFFSDIFLFWFPFYYAGKCVFLLWCMAPISWNGSQIIYTRLVRPFFLKHEAVLDTMVKDLSGKAKSAAQSVASEGFTMVGSDKNK, encoded by the exons ATGTTTGCTGTTCTTACAGACCGTTATGAGGCGTTTTTTAAAGAGAAGAACGTGGTTACGGATTTTTTTGCGAAGTTGGAGGAACGAACTGGAGTTCAGAAACAGTACATTGCAACAG gtgCTGTGTCCATCATTGCATTATATCTATTATTTGGTTATGGTGCCTCTCTTCTCTGCAACCTCATTGGATTTGTTTATCCTGCATATGCTTC TATTAAAGCCATTGAGAGCAGGAGTAAGGATGATGACACCCAGTGGCTCACCTACTGGGTCGTGTATGGACTCTTCAGTGTGGCAGAATTCTTCTCAGACATCTTCTTATTTTGGTTTCCTTTTTACTATGCTGGAAAG tgtgtgttcctgctgtgGTGCATGGCCCCCATTTCATGGAATGGCTCTCAGATCATATATACCCGCCTCGTGAGGCCTTTCTTCCTCAAGCACGAGGCTGTGCTTGACACCATGGTCAAAGATTTGAGCGGCAAGGCCAAAAGTGCAGCTCAGTCTGTGGCCAGTGAAG GTTTTACCATGGTGGGTAGTGACAAGAACAAATGA